The DNA sequence GCACCCGCGACAGGTATGCCGAGCCGCCACGGCCGGACGGGGTTCCGTAGGAGTACAGGTAGCCGTCATTGCCGCGTAGGAATGCGCCCATCTGGAATTTCTCGTTACCGGGGATGAAGCGCGCCCGTGGCACGTTCTCCGGCGACGTCGAACGCACCGTGCCGGGATAGACGCCCCACGTTTCGCCGTTGTCGTTGGAGACCGCGAGCGCCGAGTAGTTGGTGGACCACTCGCCGTCGCGACCCCACTGCTTGATGGACATGAAGTTCATGTACTGGTTGCCGGCAATCCCGATGGCCGCGGTGGGGATCATGCCCTCCTGCTGCGGGGCCAGTTGCACCGCGGGCAGGATCTGCTTGGAGAAATTCGCCTGCCGCAGTGGCGATCCCGAGTACTTGTTGCCCACAGCTCCGGGGCCGACGGTGATTCCGTCGGCCAGGTTGTTGTCGTTGCTGCGGAACAGCACGTTTTGCCGCCACTGCTTGCCCTGGATGCGGCAGTAGCCGAAGGTGTCGCCGAACGCGTAGAGGATCTGACGATTGGCGGGATCGCCGTTGTCCCAGGGGATGCCGAGGTCGGTGCCGGAGATGCCGAAGCGCTGCAGGGTTTGATTGGGGCTGTTGGGCCCGGTCACCCACTCCACCAGCGACGTCTGGGCCCCGGCTATGGCACCGCCGGCGTCTGCGGTCGACAATCCCGGATCCGCGCCGGCATTCGGCACGGGCTGAACCGGTTGGGCGACGTTCGGCACGGCTTCGCCACCAGGAGCCGGCGCCGGCGGGACCACCGCGGCCTGCTGGCGAATCGTGCCGTTCGGGTTGATCAGCGCGGCGATCAGCGGGCCCAGTTTGGGCAACGGCGCTTGATCGTTGGTGCCGCGGGGCCGCCGCCCGGTGGGCAGCTGACCGGTGCCGGTAGTCGGTGACCCCGGTGGCGGGTCAATGTTGGCCTCGGGGGCGTTGCAGGTGGCTGCGCTCGCCGGCGCGAACTCGCTGGCGGCAACCATCCCCAGGACGACGACCGGCACCATTGCCGCCGAGACGATTCGACGTGTCGCCGACATGTCACACCTTTCCCCGGACCCGCTTCCGGGTCTCGCACCACTGTGACGATAGTGATTTCTGGGGCTTGTGTGACCGCCGGAGGACGATAGAGACGCATCCGTGACGGTGTCGCAACCAGCGGATTGCCCGCTCAGTCGGCCCGGTTGACCTCGGCAATCACGTCGGCCACGCTGCGCAGTTGCCCCAGGTCAGAGCTGGTCGGGATGAGGTGGACCTCATCGGTGCCCACCGCCGCAAACCGGCGCAGCACCTCGGCCAACTCGTCCTCACTGCCGGCCCAGCCGGTCGTCGGCGCCATCGCCTCGACATACTCGGCCGGAATCCAGTTCATGTAGCGCAGCAGGTGCCGGCGCACCTGATCGCGGGCCTCGTCACGGTCGCCCAACGCGAACCAGAACGACGTCGCCAGATGCGGTTTGGCCCGGCCAGCCTGCTGCCAGGCGTCACGGGCCACGTCGAACAGTTCGTTCTGTTTGGCGACATCAAGGTCCATGGTGATGCCGGCCAGACCTTCGGCCCAGGTCGCTGCGCTGCGCAAGGTCTTGGGGCCGATGGTGCCGACCAGCAGCGGCGGCCCGCCAGGTTGGGTGGGCGCCGGCCCGACCGGCAGCACCGACTCGGTGAGCTTCTCCCCCGCCCAGACGCGTCGCATGATCGCCACCGCGGCGGCCAGCTCGCCCATCTTCTGCGTCGCCGGATCGGCACCGACCGCCCGGTAGTCCTCCTCGCGGCCGCCGATGCCGAGCCCGACGGTGAGCCGGCCCTGGCTCAGCATGTCGGCGGTGGCCAGCGCCTTGGCCAGCATGACGGGGTTGTGCAGTTGCGGGACGATCACCGTGGTCACCAGGCGCACCCGCTCGGTCCACGCCGACAGCGCCCCCAGCAGGGTCAGGCTGTCGGGGTTGGTGAACGCGATCCGCTCGCCCCAGGCCAGCGACGAGAACGGCCCGCCGTCGATGGTGCGCGCCCAGTCGCGCAGCAGCGTTGCGTCCAGGTTCGATTCCATCACCGGCATGGTCATTCCCACCTGCATGACCGCGATTGTGGCACGAGCGGCCTGCGCGGCCGACACTGGAGGAATGGGCATTTCGTTCAACCACACGATCGTTGCCGCACACGACAAACAGGCGTCGGCGGCTTTCCTGGCCGAGCTGTTCGGACTGCCCGCGCCGCAGCCGTTCGGCCATTTCCAGGTCGTCGCACTCGATCACCAGGCCAGCCTCGACTACGCCGACGTGCCCGCCGGCGAGGAGATCCGGCCGCAGCACTACGCGTTTTTGGTCTCCGAGTCCGACTTCGACGCGATCTACGCCAAGATCTCCGGGCGCGGCCTGGAGCACTGGGCCGATCCTCGAGGTGAGCGCCCGGGCCAGATCAACCGCAACGACGGTGGGCGCGGCGTGTACTTCCGCGATCCCGGCGGTCACTACCTGGAGATCCTCACCCGGCCGTACGGGTCGGGCTAACCCGGCGAATGGCCGCGCTGGCGCTCCTGAGCGCGATAGTCGGCGGCGAAATCGGCGACGTGCGGAGGCAGATCACCGGATGCCACGTCGGCCAGACTGGTCTGCTCCAGCACCGAACGCATGCTGGCGCGCAATGCCCGCCAGACGTCGGTCAACGCGGCTGTGGGCCCGGCGTAGGGCAGATCGCCCAGGCCGATATCACGCACGCTGGCCAGTGGGCCGTCGATGCAGCGCAACACATCGGCGACGCTGATCGCGGTGGCCGCCCGGGCCAGCTCGTAGCCGCCGTCGCGGCCGCGCTGGCTGCGCACCAGCCGGTCGCTGCGCAGATCGGACAAGATGTCGACCAGGAACTGCGCCGGAATACCCTGCGCCGCGGCTATTTCGTCGGTCTTGACCAGGGCACCGGGTTCGGCGGTGGCCAGGTGGACCATCGCTCGCACCGCGTACTCCGCCTTGGCCGACATGCGCATTGCGAGCATTCTTCCATCTGGCGGGTCAGCTGATTGCTGCGAGCACCTCTTGCGCGTATTCGGGGCGACACACGACCAGGTCGGGCAGCAGCGGATCGGGCCGGTTGTAGACCAGCGGGGAGCCGTCGATGCGCGAGGTGTGCAGGCCCGCGGCCCGCGCCACCGCCACCGGGGCCGCGGAGTCCCACTCGTACTGTCCGCCGGCGTGTACGTAGACGTCGGCGATGCCCTGGATGACCGAGGCGACCTTCACCCCCGCCGAGCCCATCGGCACCAACACGCCATCCAGTCGCTCGCGAACCGCTTCGGCGACCGCGGGCGGTCGGCTGCGCGACACCGCGATGCGGGGCGCGCCGGAGTACGCCGACGGCGCGGGAACCGCCGGGGTCGCCAGTGTGGTGTCCCGCGCGGGCAGGGCCACCGCCCCGGCGACCAGGTCGCCGGACTGCCACAGTGCCACGTGCACGGCCCAGTCGTCGCGGCCGAGTTCACTGAACTCCCGGGTCCCGTCCAGCGGGTCGACGATCCACACCCGTTCGGCACTCAGCCGGACTGGGTTGTCGGCGCCCTCCTCGGACAGCACTGCGTCGTCCGGCCGCTCGCTTGCCAGTGCGGCCATCAGGAAGTCGTGCGACCGCTGGTCGCCGGCGGCTTTGCGCTCCGCTCCGCTGGCATCGGCCAGTTCCTCGCGGACGCGCAGCAGCAATCTCCCCGCTTCGGCGCCCAAGTGCGCGGCCAGCTGGTGATCGTTCACTGGCGGTCGTCGATCGCTGCGATGACCTGGCGGGCCTGCTCGTCGACACTGTCCTGCGAGCTCAGCCGCACATCCGGATTCCTCGGCCGCTGATACGGGCTGTCGATACCGGTGAAGTGCGTGATCAGGCCCGCGCGTGCTTTTGCGTAGAGCCCCTTGGGGTCACGCTGCTCGCACTCCTCCAGGGAGGTGTCGCAGAACACCTCGACGAAGTCGAACCCGGCATCGGTGTGCACCCGACGAGCCAGCTCGCGATGCTCGATCAACGGGCTGATCGCCGGCACCAGCACGATCTGCCCGGAATCGGCCAGCAGGGTGGCTACGTGCGCCAGTCGGCGCAGGTTCTCGGCTCGATCGGCCATCGAGAATCCCAAATCGGCGTTGAGTCCGTGCCGCAGGTTGTCGCCGTCGAGAACGTAAGCGGGAGTTCCTCTTTCGAGCAGCATCTGCTCGACCCGCATGGCCACCGACGACTTACCGGCACCGGACAGGCCGGTCAGCCATACGGTGCGGCCCTTTGACAACCGATCCGTCGCCGTCACCAGCGACTCGTGGCGCACCGTGTTCGGGCTGGCGGCACGCGCCGACTGTTCGCGCAGCACCATGCCGGCGGCCACGGTTCCGTTGGTCGCCTGGTCGATCAGGATGAACGACCCGGTGGCGTCGTTGCGGGTGAATTCGTCGAGCATCAGCGGCACCTGCGAGCGCAGCGAGACGCGGCCGAGTTCGTTGAGGTTCAACGTGTTCGCGTCTTTGTCGCGGTGCAAGGTGTTGACGTCGAGGCGGTAGTCCAGCGCCATCACCTTCACCCGGGTGGTTCGGGTGGTGTGCTTGATGATGTAGTCGTTGCCCGGCTGCAGCGTCGCACCGTCGGCCATCCAACACACGGTGGCGTCGAAATCCTGGACCACGCGCGGCTGGTTGTTGGTGCGCGCGATCATGTCGCCGCGGGAGATGTCGATGTCGTCGGTGAGGCTCACCGAGACTGCCATCGGCGGAAACGCTTCGGCCACTGTACCGTTCGGCCCCTCGATCGCGGCGATCCGACTCGGCTTTCCCGACGGCAGCACCACGACGTCGTCGCCGGGACGCAGCACGCCACTGGCCACCGTGCCGGCGTAGCTGCGGTGATCGGCGTGCTCGTGGGTCTGCGGGCGGATCACGTACTGCACCGGGAACCGCACATCGACCAGGTTGCGGTCACCGGCGATGTAGACCTCTTCGAGGTGGCTCAGCAGCGCCGGACCGTCGTAGTAGGGCGTCTTGTCGGACTTGGTCACCACGTTGTCGCCGAGCAGCGCCGAGATCGGGATGGTCGTCACGTCGTGCACGTCCAGGCGGGTGGCGAACGAGTGGAAGTCGTCGCGGATCGCCTCGAACTTCTCGGCGTCCCAGTCGATCAGGTCCATCTTGTTGACGGCCAGCACAATGTGGCGAATGCCCAGCAGCGACGCCAGGAAGGTGTGCCGACGGGACTGCTCCTGCAGGCCGTGGCGGGCGTCCACCAGCACGATCGCCAGCTGGGCGGTCGAGGCGCCGGTCACCATGTTGCGGGTGTATTGGATGTGCCCCGGGGTGTCGGCGATGATGAATTTCCGCTTGGGCGTGGCGAAATAGCGGTAGGCGACATCGATGGTGATGCCCTGCTCGCGCTCGGCGCGCAGGCCATCGGTCACCAGGGCCAGGTCGGTGTAGTCGTGGCCGCGCTCACGGGAGGTGCGCTCGACCGAAGCCAGCTGGTCCTCCATGACGGCCTTGGAGTCGAACAGCAGCCGGCCGATCAGCGTGGACTTGCCGTCGTCGACCGAGCCGGC is a window from the Mycobacterium sp. SVM_VP21 genome containing:
- a CDS encoding DUF4185 domain-containing protein; this encodes MSATRRIVSAAMVPVVVLGMVAASEFAPASAATCNAPEANIDPPPGSPTTGTGQLPTGRRPRGTNDQAPLPKLGPLIAALINPNGTIRQQAAVVPPAPAPGGEAVPNVAQPVQPVPNAGADPGLSTADAGGAIAGAQTSLVEWVTGPNSPNQTLQRFGISGTDLGIPWDNGDPANRQILYAFGDTFGYCRIQGKQWRQNVLFRSNDNNLADGITVGPGAVGNKYSGSPLRQANFSKQILPAVQLAPQQEGMIPTAAIGIAGNQYMNFMSIKQWGRDGEWSTNYSALAVSNDNGETWGVYPGTVRSTSPENVPRARFIPGNEKFQMGAFLRGNDGYLYSYGTPSGRGGSAYLSRVPERAIPDLTKYQYWNGDSGSWVPANPAAATPVIPGPVGEMSVQYNTYLRQYLALYGNGGNDVVARTAPTPQGPWSGEQTLIPTGQIPGGIYAPYVHPWSRGKDVYFTLSLWNAYDVMLMHTVLG
- a CDS encoding LLM class flavin-dependent oxidoreductase, with the translated sequence MTMPVMESNLDATLLRDWARTIDGGPFSSLAWGERIAFTNPDSLTLLGALSAWTERVRLVTTVIVPQLHNPVMLAKALATADMLSQGRLTVGLGIGGREEDYRAVGADPATQKMGELAAAVAIMRRVWAGEKLTESVLPVGPAPTQPGGPPLLVGTIGPKTLRSAATWAEGLAGITMDLDVAKQNELFDVARDAWQQAGRAKPHLATSFWFALGDRDEARDQVRRHLLRYMNWIPAEYVEAMAPTTGWAGSEDELAEVLRRFAAVGTDEVHLIPTSSDLGQLRSVADVIAEVNRAD
- a CDS encoding VOC family protein gives rise to the protein MGISFNHTIVAAHDKQASAAFLAELFGLPAPQPFGHFQVVALDHQASLDYADVPAGEEIRPQHYAFLVSESDFDAIYAKISGRGLEHWADPRGERPGQINRNDGGRGVYFRDPGGHYLEILTRPYGSG
- a CDS encoding Rrf2 family transcriptional regulator, which produces MRMSAKAEYAVRAMVHLATAEPGALVKTDEIAAAQGIPAQFLVDILSDLRSDRLVRSQRGRDGGYELARAATAISVADVLRCIDGPLASVRDIGLGDLPYAGPTAALTDVWRALRASMRSVLEQTSLADVASGDLPPHVADFAADYRAQERQRGHSPG
- a CDS encoding 3'(2'),5'-bisphosphate nucleotidase CysQ translates to MNDHQLAAHLGAEAGRLLLRVREELADASGAERKAAGDQRSHDFLMAALASERPDDAVLSEEGADNPVRLSAERVWIVDPLDGTREFSELGRDDWAVHVALWQSGDLVAGAVALPARDTTLATPAVPAPSAYSGAPRIAVSRSRPPAVAEAVRERLDGVLVPMGSAGVKVASVIQGIADVYVHAGGQYEWDSAAPVAVARAAGLHTSRIDGSPLVYNRPDPLLPDLVVCRPEYAQEVLAAIS
- the cysC gene encoding adenylyl-sulfate kinase, with the translated sequence MSAATTLLRIATAGSVDDGKSTLIGRLLFDSKAVMEDQLASVERTSRERGHDYTDLALVTDGLRAEREQGITIDVAYRYFATPKRKFIIADTPGHIQYTRNMVTGASTAQLAIVLVDARHGLQEQSRRHTFLASLLGIRHIVLAVNKMDLIDWDAEKFEAIRDDFHSFATRLDVHDVTTIPISALLGDNVVTKSDKTPYYDGPALLSHLEEVYIAGDRNLVDVRFPVQYVIRPQTHEHADHRSYAGTVASGVLRPGDDVVVLPSGKPSRIAAIEGPNGTVAEAFPPMAVSVSLTDDIDISRGDMIARTNNQPRVVQDFDATVCWMADGATLQPGNDYIIKHTTRTTRVKVMALDYRLDVNTLHRDKDANTLNLNELGRVSLRSQVPLMLDEFTRNDATGSFILIDQATNGTVAAGMVLREQSARAASPNTVRHESLVTATDRLSKGRTVWLTGLSGAGKSSVAMRVEQMLLERGTPAYVLDGDNLRHGLNADLGFSMADRAENLRRLAHVATLLADSGQIVLVPAISPLIEHRELARRVHTDAGFDFVEVFCDTSLEECEQRDPKGLYAKARAGLITHFTGIDSPYQRPRNPDVRLSSQDSVDEQARQVIAAIDDRQ